One part of the Pseudobacteriovorax antillogorgiicola genome encodes these proteins:
- a CDS encoding YggS family pyridoxal phosphate-dependent enzyme produces MTSESLKTQYQQVRNQVQQLAQQVQNHRVQILAVSKVHSTAKIREAYALGARYFGENYAQELASKAEELSDLTDIRWSYIGHIQSNKIRLIVEHANEIQSLASLKHGKLIAKAADEFNKPNYPVFIAVNAEGEASKNGIPLDQVSPFVTELEAHCPSLEVQGLMCIPPRHYQDSLEKVPELYRELRNLANKVGQGRLSLGMSGDLRIAIEAGTDLVRIGTAIFGERPQKARQ; encoded by the coding sequence ATGACAAGCGAGAGCCTCAAAACCCAGTACCAACAAGTCAGAAACCAAGTCCAGCAGCTAGCCCAGCAGGTTCAAAACCACAGGGTCCAAATCCTGGCAGTCAGTAAGGTTCACTCTACCGCGAAGATTCGCGAAGCCTACGCTCTGGGCGCCCGATACTTCGGAGAAAACTATGCCCAGGAGCTTGCCAGTAAAGCGGAAGAATTGAGTGACCTCACTGATATTCGCTGGTCTTATATTGGCCATATCCAATCCAATAAGATTCGTCTCATCGTCGAGCATGCTAACGAGATTCAATCCCTAGCCAGCCTTAAGCACGGCAAACTTATTGCCAAGGCCGCGGACGAGTTTAACAAACCAAATTATCCGGTGTTCATTGCGGTTAATGCTGAAGGCGAAGCCAGCAAGAACGGAATCCCTTTGGATCAGGTGTCACCCTTTGTGACTGAACTCGAAGCCCACTGCCCATCCCTCGAAGTCCAAGGGTTGATGTGCATTCCACCACGGCACTACCAAGATAGCTTAGAAAAAGTTCCTGAGCTTTACAGAGAACTCCGCAATCTGGCTAACAAAGTAGGGCAGGGCAGGCTTTCCCTGGGAATGTCAGGGGACTTGAGAATTGCCATTGAAGCTGGCACTGACCTTGTTCGAATTGGCACCGCCATTTTTGGGGAACGACCTCAAAAAGCTCGTCAATAG
- a CDS encoding M3 family metallopeptidase — protein sequence MTHQNPLLDNYGLPAFDLIEPKHVVPAVEEMLKQAQAELAEVEKNASPSWDAVMSPLEGISRKMSAVWGPVTHLVGVKNSPELREAYNKVLPQLVDFSLRFAQNETLFKATKSIKEGAAWQKLDDAQKRIIEKKLLAARHQGIELEGKQRERFNEISQRLSQLATEFSNNVLDSTNDFYLVVKDKEDLAEVPQNFRDMWAQTYNSRKAETDPEATGENGPWGITLDYPSFDPAMRFSTNRELRCKLYLAYITRASEGKFDNSGKITEILKLRAELCQLLGYKTYAELSVANKMAGTVEDVDRLLEDLRESSYEPAKKELEELFKFAAEQGLEGEFKNWDFYFYSDKLKQKLYSYSEEEVRPYFPMPRVLDGLFKLVEKIFQIKVEESLDPVPVWNSDVKFYNIFDHKGHQIASFYLDPYSRPADKRGGAWMDTCIDRGFHGNQILLPVAYLVCNSTPPVGDKPSLMSFREVETLFHEFGHGLQHMLTKVNYLDAAGINGVEWDAVELPSQFMENWCYHKPTLMSLTSHVETGEQLPEELFEKIKSSKNYQSATMMARQLHFGMIDIELHHRFDPEAGDVFALNQEIAKKATPMPVIPEDRFLCSFSHIFAGGYSAGYYSYKWAEVLSADAFSKFEETGLDNEDKIQEVGLQFRDSVLALGGSRHPMDVFKDFRGRTPSVEPLLRHSGLS from the coding sequence GTGACTCATCAGAATCCTTTACTCGACAACTACGGTCTTCCGGCCTTCGACTTGATCGAACCCAAACATGTGGTTCCCGCCGTTGAAGAGATGTTAAAACAGGCTCAAGCAGAACTTGCTGAAGTCGAAAAAAATGCTAGTCCCAGCTGGGATGCTGTCATGAGCCCACTAGAAGGGATCAGTCGCAAGATGTCTGCTGTATGGGGTCCCGTAACCCATTTAGTAGGCGTAAAAAACTCTCCAGAACTTCGTGAGGCTTACAACAAAGTTCTTCCACAGTTGGTGGATTTTAGCCTCAGGTTTGCTCAAAACGAGACGCTATTCAAAGCCACCAAAAGCATTAAAGAAGGTGCTGCTTGGCAAAAACTCGATGACGCTCAAAAGCGGATCATTGAGAAAAAACTTTTGGCTGCCAGACATCAAGGTATTGAGCTAGAAGGAAAACAACGAGAGCGGTTCAATGAGATTAGCCAACGCTTATCACAACTAGCCACTGAGTTCTCGAATAACGTGCTCGACTCCACTAACGACTTTTATCTCGTAGTGAAAGACAAAGAAGACCTTGCCGAAGTCCCACAAAACTTTAGGGATATGTGGGCTCAGACCTATAACAGTCGTAAGGCAGAAACAGACCCCGAAGCCACCGGTGAAAACGGACCTTGGGGCATTACCCTTGACTATCCAAGCTTCGATCCAGCGATGCGATTTAGCACCAACCGCGAGCTACGGTGCAAGCTGTATTTGGCTTACATTACCCGAGCCTCTGAAGGAAAATTCGACAACTCTGGGAAAATCACTGAAATTCTAAAGCTCCGCGCCGAACTATGCCAGTTGCTTGGCTATAAAACCTACGCTGAACTTAGTGTTGCCAATAAGATGGCAGGCACAGTGGAAGACGTAGATCGTTTGCTTGAAGACTTGCGAGAGTCGTCGTACGAGCCGGCTAAGAAAGAACTAGAAGAACTCTTCAAATTTGCAGCTGAGCAAGGCCTCGAAGGAGAATTCAAAAACTGGGATTTCTACTTCTACAGCGATAAACTAAAGCAGAAGTTATATAGCTACAGTGAAGAAGAAGTACGGCCTTACTTCCCCATGCCGCGCGTCTTGGATGGACTCTTCAAATTGGTAGAAAAGATCTTCCAGATCAAGGTCGAGGAAAGCCTTGACCCAGTGCCAGTATGGAACAGCGATGTCAAGTTTTACAATATATTCGACCACAAAGGTCACCAGATCGCCAGCTTCTATCTAGATCCTTATTCAAGGCCTGCAGATAAGCGCGGCGGCGCCTGGATGGACACTTGTATCGATCGCGGGTTCCACGGCAACCAGATCTTGCTTCCCGTCGCCTACCTGGTCTGCAATAGCACACCTCCAGTAGGGGATAAGCCGTCACTGATGAGCTTTCGCGAAGTGGAAACCTTATTTCACGAATTCGGCCACGGTCTCCAGCATATGCTGACCAAGGTGAACTACCTAGACGCTGCTGGTATCAATGGAGTGGAGTGGGACGCTGTTGAGCTGCCAAGTCAGTTCATGGAAAATTGGTGCTACCACAAACCAACTTTGATGAGCCTCACGTCACACGTCGAAACCGGAGAACAGCTCCCAGAAGAACTATTTGAAAAAATAAAATCTTCGAAAAACTACCAGTCGGCGACGATGATGGCTCGCCAACTGCACTTTGGAATGATCGATATCGAGCTTCACCATCGCTTTGATCCTGAAGCTGGGGACGTTTTCGCGCTGAACCAAGAGATCGCCAAGAAAGCCACACCCATGCCCGTGATTCCTGAAGACCGATTCCTTTGTTCGTTTTCCCACATCTTCGCTGGGGGCTATTCCGCAGGATACTATAGCTATAAATGGGCTGAAGTCCTAAGCGCCGACGCCTTCAGCAAGTTTGAAGAAACTGGACTCGACAATGAAGACAAGATTCAGGAAGTGGGGCTCCAGTTTCGCGACTCAGTCCTAGCGTTAGGCGGCAGCCGACATCCTATGGATGTATTTAAGGACTTTCGCGGTCGAACACCATCTGTTGAGCCCTTGCTCCGGCATAGCGGTCTCAGCTAA